A stretch of Vigna angularis cultivar LongXiaoDou No.4 chromosome 4, ASM1680809v1, whole genome shotgun sequence DNA encodes these proteins:
- the LOC108319481 gene encoding probable receptor-like protein kinase At5g18500 isoform X1, producing the protein MASDLSSGLSKKTFVFGLKVWVLMGILVGLFIIIILVVLSICLTLRKKFRRVKGKLPLSHVLAVSEEIKEIRVDQVSANNHPQNGTFMSLNDKFGEGETEKVLNQTQNGDNSSQSGSFNHLEQDGNGSQSGEESGAKGIASYRSSLHPITAPSPLSGLPEFSQLGWGHWFTLRDLELATNRFSKENVIGEGGYGIVYRGQLINGSPVAIKKLLNNLGQAEKEFRVEVEAIGHVRHKNLVRLLGYCIEGTHRLLIYEYVNNGNLEQWLHGAMRQHGFLTWDARIKILLGTAKALAYLHEAIEPKVVHRDIKSSNILIDEDFNSKISDFGLAKLLGAGKSHITTRVMGTFGYVAPEYANSGLLNEKSDVYSFGVLLLEAITGRDPVDYSRPAAEVNLVDWLKMMVGFRRSEEVLDPNIETRPSTSALKRALLTALRCVDPDAEKRPRMSQVVRMLESEEYPIPREDRRRRKSQAGNIEVETHSDTDKSDNADYKSNGRRNQCV; encoded by the exons ATGGCATCTGATCTGAGTTCGGGGTTGTCCAAGAAAACTTTTGTCTTTGGTTTGAAAGTGTGGGTACTAATGGGAATACTAGTTGGGTTATTCATCATAATCATTCTTGTGGTGCTATCAATATGTCTCACTTTAAGAAAGAAGTTCAGAAGAGTCAAGGGTAAGCTTCCACTCAGCCATGTGTTAGCTGTTTCAGAAGAGATCAAAGAAATTAGAGTTGATCAAGTTTCAGCAAATAATCATCCACAGAATGGTACTTTTATGAGTCTGAATGACAAATTTGGTGAAGGGGAGACTGAAAAGGTTTTGAACCAAACACAGAATGGGGACAATAGTAGTCAATCAGGCTCCTTTAATCATTTAGAACAAGATGGTAATGGCTCTCAATCAGGTGAAGAAAGTGGTGCTAAGGGAATTGCTTCTTATAGGTCTTCTTTGCATCCTATAACCGCACCATCCCCTTTGTCTGGTCTGCCGGAATTCTCACAGCTTGGCTGGGGCCACTGGTTTACATTAAGGGACCTAGAACTTGCTACAAACagattttcaaaagaaaatgttattgGGGAAGGTGGATATGGAATTGTTTATCGTGGTCAATTAATCAATGGGAGTCCTGTGGCCATAAAGAAGCTCCTCAATAATTT AGGACAAGCTGAAAAGGAATTCAGAGTGGAGGTTGAGGCTATTGGTCATGTGCGGCATAAGAACTTAGTACGACTTTTGGGCTACTGCATTGAAGGCACACATAG GTTGTTGATATATGAGTATGTTAACAATGGCAATTTAGAGCAGTGGCTTCATGGGGCCATGCGGCAGCATGGTTTTCTTACTTGGGATGCTCGGATAAAAATTCTCCTTGGAACAGCCAAAGC GCTGGCTTATTTGCACGAGGCAATTGAGCCAAAAGTTGTGCATAGAGATATTAAGTCGAGCAATATTCTAATTGATGAGGACTTTAATTCCAAAATATCTGACTTTGGGCTGGCTAAGTTACTTGGTGCTGGAAAAAGTCATATTACAACCAGAGTTATGGGCACTTTTGG ATATGTAGCTCCAGAATATGCCAATTCTGGCTTGCTAAACGAGAAGAGTGATGTTTACAGCTTTGGGGTATTGCTCCTTGAAGCAATTACAGGAAGAGACCCTGTGGATTATAGCCGACCAGCAGCAGAG GTAAATTTGGTCGACTGGCTGAAGATGATGGTAGGTTTTCGACGCTCAGAAGAGGTGTTGGATCCCAACATCGAGACCAGGCCATCGACAAGTGCTCTTAAACGAGCCCTCTTGACAGCTCTGAGATGTGTTGATCCAGATGCAGAAAAAAGACCAAGAATGAGCCAAGTCGTCCGCATGCTTGAATCAGAGGAATATCCTATACCACGAGAG GATCGAAGACGCCGGAAGAGTCAGGCCGGAAACATCGAGGTGGAGACTCATTCTGATACAGACAAGAGTGACAATGCAGATTATAAGTCCAATGGCAGAAGGAACCAATGTGTGTAG
- the LOC108319481 gene encoding probable receptor-like protein kinase At5g18500 isoform X2, with protein sequence MASDLSSGLSKKTFVFGLKVWVLMGILVGLFIIIILVVLSICLTLRKKFRRVKGKLPLSHVLAVSEEIKEIRVDQVSANNHPQNGTFMSLNDKFGEGETEKVLNQTQNGDNSSQSGSFNHLEQDGNGSQSGEESGAKGIASYRSSLHPITAPSPLSGLPEFSQLGWGHWFTLRDLELATNRFSKENVIGEGGYGIVYRGQLINGSPVAIKKLLNNLGQAEKEFRVEVEAIGHVRHKNLVRLLGYCIEGTHRLLIYEYVNNGNLEQWLHGAMRQHGFLTWDARIKILLGTAKALAYLHEAIEPKVVHRDIKSSNILIDEDFNSKISDFGLAKLLGAGKSHITTRVMGTFGYVAPEYANSGLLNEKSDVYSFGVLLLEAITGRDPVDYSRPAAEVNLVDWLKMMVGFRRSEEVLDPNIETRPSTSALKRALLTALRCVDPDAEKRPRMSQVVRMLESEEYPIPREV encoded by the exons ATGGCATCTGATCTGAGTTCGGGGTTGTCCAAGAAAACTTTTGTCTTTGGTTTGAAAGTGTGGGTACTAATGGGAATACTAGTTGGGTTATTCATCATAATCATTCTTGTGGTGCTATCAATATGTCTCACTTTAAGAAAGAAGTTCAGAAGAGTCAAGGGTAAGCTTCCACTCAGCCATGTGTTAGCTGTTTCAGAAGAGATCAAAGAAATTAGAGTTGATCAAGTTTCAGCAAATAATCATCCACAGAATGGTACTTTTATGAGTCTGAATGACAAATTTGGTGAAGGGGAGACTGAAAAGGTTTTGAACCAAACACAGAATGGGGACAATAGTAGTCAATCAGGCTCCTTTAATCATTTAGAACAAGATGGTAATGGCTCTCAATCAGGTGAAGAAAGTGGTGCTAAGGGAATTGCTTCTTATAGGTCTTCTTTGCATCCTATAACCGCACCATCCCCTTTGTCTGGTCTGCCGGAATTCTCACAGCTTGGCTGGGGCCACTGGTTTACATTAAGGGACCTAGAACTTGCTACAAACagattttcaaaagaaaatgttattgGGGAAGGTGGATATGGAATTGTTTATCGTGGTCAATTAATCAATGGGAGTCCTGTGGCCATAAAGAAGCTCCTCAATAATTT AGGACAAGCTGAAAAGGAATTCAGAGTGGAGGTTGAGGCTATTGGTCATGTGCGGCATAAGAACTTAGTACGACTTTTGGGCTACTGCATTGAAGGCACACATAG GTTGTTGATATATGAGTATGTTAACAATGGCAATTTAGAGCAGTGGCTTCATGGGGCCATGCGGCAGCATGGTTTTCTTACTTGGGATGCTCGGATAAAAATTCTCCTTGGAACAGCCAAAGC GCTGGCTTATTTGCACGAGGCAATTGAGCCAAAAGTTGTGCATAGAGATATTAAGTCGAGCAATATTCTAATTGATGAGGACTTTAATTCCAAAATATCTGACTTTGGGCTGGCTAAGTTACTTGGTGCTGGAAAAAGTCATATTACAACCAGAGTTATGGGCACTTTTGG ATATGTAGCTCCAGAATATGCCAATTCTGGCTTGCTAAACGAGAAGAGTGATGTTTACAGCTTTGGGGTATTGCTCCTTGAAGCAATTACAGGAAGAGACCCTGTGGATTATAGCCGACCAGCAGCAGAG GTAAATTTGGTCGACTGGCTGAAGATGATGGTAGGTTTTCGACGCTCAGAAGAGGTGTTGGATCCCAACATCGAGACCAGGCCATCGACAAGTGCTCTTAAACGAGCCCTCTTGACAGCTCTGAGATGTGTTGATCCAGATGCAGAAAAAAGACCAAGAATGAGCCAAGTCGTCCGCATGCTTGAATCAGAGGAATATCCTATACCACGAGAGGTTTGA